In Nostoc edaphicum CCNP1411, the sequence TATTTTTTTCCTATCTTTAACTACCTTTAAGTTTAAAGTTAACTCAAAATCCTGCCTTCTGGGACACTATACGCCCTTTTAACTGGGAACGATCTTCTTCCCTAATTTGTTACTCATAGCCGATGATAATAAAACTGACGTATTCAGACTTTATACTAATTTAAGCTCATGCTACGCCAAATCTCTTTGGGAACACTCGGTTTAACTATCGGCGGCATATTAACGGTTATTGGCTTCATCGCCTATGCTGATAATAATGCCACACTCAATCTTGTCGGATTTTTTTACGGCATTCCTCTCTTGTTGGGAGGACTAGCGCTGAAAGCTAATGAACTTAAGCCAGTACCCTTTAGCCAAACTACGTCACCTTCAGCACTGATGCTACGCCAGCAGCAAGCAACTGATACTCAAAATAAAATTCGCAAAGATATTACCCGATATTGCTACGGTCAAGATGCTCATTTAGATACAACACTTTCTTTTCTGGGTTTGAGTCCTACAGACCAGGAGCGGCCAACAGTCACAGGGTTGCGAGAAACAGAAGTTAATGGGAACTATGCCCTAATTTTAGAATTTGATTCACCGCTAATACCATTTGATGCGTGGCAAAAAAAGCAGGAAAAAATGACCAACTATTTTGGCCCTGGATTGGAGATTCAAATAACACAGCCATCTGA encodes:
- a CDS encoding DUF2854 domain-containing protein — encoded protein: MLRQISLGTLGLTIGGILTVIGFIAYADNNATLNLVGFFYGIPLLLGGLALKANELKPVPFSQTTSPSALMLRQQQATDTQNKIRKDITRYCYGQDAHLDTTLSFLGLSPTDQERPTVTGLRETEVNGNYALILEFDSPLIPFDAWQKKQEKMTNYFGPGLEIQITQPSENTIELALINTQKESLVSSQ